From Paraburkholderia sabiae, a single genomic window includes:
- a CDS encoding BolA family protein, translating into MSDDVFLQASPAERIALIEARITAALAPVDSITVRDDSALHAGHAGASAGGHYAVTIVAGAFAGKARVARHRMVYDALADAMQRGIHALAITAYTPEEFNLQSR; encoded by the coding sequence ATGAGCGACGACGTTTTCCTTCAAGCGAGTCCCGCCGAGCGCATTGCGCTGATCGAGGCGCGCATCACGGCGGCGCTCGCACCCGTCGATTCGATCACCGTGCGCGACGACAGCGCCTTGCATGCGGGTCATGCGGGCGCATCGGCGGGCGGCCACTACGCAGTGACGATCGTGGCAGGCGCCTTTGCCGGCAAGGCCCGCGTGGCGCGGCACCGCATGGTGTATGATGCGCTGGCCGATGCCATGCAGCGCGGCATTCACGCTCTCGCCATCACGGCTTACACGCCAGAAGAATTCAATTTGCAGTCCCGTTAG
- a CDS encoding peptidylprolyl isomerase: MTLKNTRYWVLLAAFAAAPAFAQNIAVVNGTPIPKSRADALVAQLVQQGQQDSPKLQQAVREELVNREILMQEAIREGIPSKPDVKAQVAVAQQTVVLRALIENYLKKNQPSDAEVKAKYDELVKQIGGKEYHLHHILVENEQQAKDLIAKIKGGASFEDLAKQFSKDPGSGKNGGDLDWSDPKAYVPEFAAAAEKLQKGQMTDEPVHTQFGWHIIRVDDVRQTPPPPFEQVKAQIAQQMQQEKLQAFEEDLRSKAKVQ, from the coding sequence ATGACCTTGAAAAACACCCGCTACTGGGTTTTGCTGGCTGCATTCGCGGCCGCGCCTGCTTTCGCACAGAACATCGCCGTCGTGAACGGCACGCCGATTCCGAAGTCGCGCGCCGATGCGCTGGTTGCTCAACTCGTGCAACAGGGTCAACAGGATTCGCCGAAGCTGCAACAGGCTGTTCGTGAAGAACTCGTGAACCGCGAAATCCTGATGCAGGAAGCGATCCGCGAAGGCATTCCTTCGAAGCCGGACGTCAAGGCGCAAGTCGCTGTCGCACAGCAGACCGTGGTGCTGCGCGCGCTGATCGAGAACTATCTGAAGAAGAACCAGCCGTCGGATGCCGAAGTGAAGGCGAAGTATGACGAGTTGGTGAAGCAGATTGGCGGCAAGGAATATCACTTGCACCACATCCTCGTCGAGAACGAGCAGCAGGCGAAGGATCTGATCGCGAAGATCAAGGGCGGCGCGAGCTTCGAAGACCTCGCGAAGCAGTTCTCGAAGGATCCGGGTTCGGGCAAGAATGGTGGCGACCTCGACTGGTCGGATCCCAAGGCTTACGTGCCTGAGTTTGCGGCTGCCGCCGAGAAGCTGCAGAAAGGCCAGATGACGGATGAGCCGGTGCATACGCAGTTTGGCTGGCACATCATTCGCGTCGATGATGTGCGGCAGACGCCGCCGCCGCCTTTTGAGCAGGTGAAGGCTCAGATTGCGCAGCAGATGCAGCAGGAGAAGCTGCAAGCCTTTGAAGAGGACCTTCGGTCTAAGGCTAAGGTTCAGTGA